One Dictyostelium discoideum AX4 chromosome 3 chromosome, whole genome shotgun sequence genomic region harbors:
- a CDS encoding Phox domain-containing protein, producing the protein MGTIYITNQRIVWCAEGDDDDSDNLVTIDIQKIVHQVVTTSQSQQAWKIKTQYATDFIFIFPEPFTREDLHEIIHCFKNSQSQVSNNRQQQQQQQQQQQQQQQQQQQQQQQQQQQQQQQQQQQQQQQQQQQQQQQQQQQQQQQPKLSPPSMTSSPSQYQYQQPQQQRQQPQQQQQYQRQHQPPYHQDSFYPKIVDEDDDEDAVDEVYENEDILQQQQQRQTKEQMLKQQQQLQLQQQQLQQQQQQQLQQQQLQQQQQQQQQQQQQQQQQQQQQQQQQQQQQLQQQQQQQQQQQQQQQQMYQQQRQNNNHQQQTNQPQQMQQQQQMKQQQQQQQQQQQQQQQMQNRNNNYQQQNNSRNVINEDNFNNIQLPTTTTTTTTNNNQKDSSPPTKSNNNNNNNQNKKMNEFEDGFFNVPINMVGDDGDSRWEEESNGMPVSGFYDLEVRDPRTHAEENGVYVSYQIIGKYKDDESDQQQQQQQQQEVTNAVSTRRRYREFEWLHSQLSQPSNHHSRIPSLPQKSIYQYWNNTDVALLRQRCSALDQFMKSISVSASLRNHAAVKLFMTQKPIPIQINSLTEIISNNILSPQGALTSLTQAVITTATGVSGGGISTNNNNYLDSIDPNFTNESSVERDYWISRKLMSKWKRIPKRLPFSKFLVVILGTVSAGKSSFINNFFNLQVKVSADEQLDTHFTLIETVPRDRFYELSNQQPMKSKFTKEQLAQRIKGEAVSDPRHGHVFLYLDKTFTLSRYDAQFSNYRDIISNLNLVRTVLINEDYLTGAPDEISNQKKTIFIDSPGFEPKTEHDPEKLLGSIRVVQFFQSTSDLTLFMMKAKELALVSSQIQIVELCVLYKTYGADVVDHMVTQMFNKKGESKSFFSLFEMVKGLVEQIRLKNIPKTQESNGTSVWDGIKFVMTQIDTINSNLKEQYFELGRLLGKGLMFLDPPTYRQCKAIALPIDREFSSPQERSQKCGDLDELLHYIYNLNRGSTYNSRLECAIEEMTTDLLNNIQRSWTNYLFNSDYNLVLQLKERSKNRVSGPSHMHSNSLRR; encoded by the exons ATGGGTACTATTTATATCACCAATCAAAGAATTGTTTGGTGCGCTgaaggtgatgatgatgactcTGATAATTTAGTTACAATtgatattcaaaaaatagTTC atCAAGTTGTTACCACATCGCAATCCCAACAAGCATGGAAAATTAAAACACAATATGCAAcagattttatatttatttttcctGAACCATTTACAAGAGAAGATTTACATGAAATAAttcattgttttaaaaattctcaATCTCaagtttcaaataatagacaacagcaacaacagcaacaacaacaacaacaacagcaacaacagcaacagcaacagcaacaacaacaacaacaacaacaacaacaacaacaacaacaacaacaacaacaacaacaacaacaacaacaacaacaacaacaacaacaacaacaacaacaacaacaaccaaaactATCACCACCTTCTATGACCTCTTCCCCATCACAATATCAATACCAACAGCCACAACAGCAAAGACAACAgccacaacaacagcaacaatatCAAAGACAACATCAGCCACCATACCATCAAGACTCTTTCTACCCTAAAATAgtagatgaagatgatgacgAGGATGCAGTTGACGAGGtttatgaaaatgaagatattttacaacaacaacagcaaagACAAACAAAAGAACAAATGCTCAAGCAGCAACAgcaattacaattacaacaacaacaattacaacaacaacaacaacaacaattacaacaacaacaattacaacaacaacaacaacaacaacaacaacaacaacaacaacaacaacaacaacaacaacaacaacaacaacaacaacaacaacaacaattacaacaacaacaacaacaacaacaacaacaacaacaacaacaacaacaaatgtatcaacaacaaagacAAAACAATaaccatcaacaacaaactaATCAACCCCAACAAatgcaacagcaacaacaaatgaaacaacagcaacaacagcaacagcaacagcaacagcaacaacagcaaatgcaaaatagaaataataattaccaacaacaaaataattctaGAAATGTTATTAATgaagataattttaataatattcaacttccaacaactacaacaacaacaacaactaataataatcaaaaagatTCATCACCTCCAACAaagagtaataataataataataataatcaaaataaaaagatgAATGAATTTGAGGATGGATTTTTTAATGTACCAATTAATATGGTCGGAGATGATGGAGATTCTAGATGGGAAGAGGAATCCAATGGTATGCCAGTATCAGGATTTTACGATTTAGAAGTTAGAGATCCACGTACTCATGCTGAGGAAAATGGTGTTTACGTTTCATATCAAATCATTGGTAAATATAAAGATGATGAATccgatcaacaacaacaacaacaacaacaacaagaagtaACAAATGCGGTAtcaacaagaagaagataTAGAGAATTTGAATGGTTACATTCACAACTTTCACAACCTTCAAATCATCATTCTAGAATACCATCATTACCACAGAAAtcaatttatcaatattgGAATAATACTGATGTTGCATTACTTAGACAAAGATGTTCAGCATTGGATCAATTTATGAAGAGTATTTCAGTTAGTGCCTCATTAAGAAATCATGCAGCAGTGAAATTGTTTATGACACAAAAACCAATaccaattcaaattaattcattgACAGAGATAATTTCCAACAATATTTTATCACCACAAGGTGCATTGACAAGTTTAACTCAGGCAGTTATCACTACTGCCACTGGTgttagtggtggtggtatctcaacgaataataataactatttaGATTCAATTGATCCAAACTTTACAAATGAATCATCGGTTGAGCGTGATTATTGGATCTCTAGAAAGTTAATGTCAAAATGGAAGAGAATACCAAAACGTTTACCATTCTCAAAGTTTTTAGTTGTAATTTTAGGTACTGTTTCAGCTGGTAAATCATCATTTATCAATAACTTTTTCAATCTTCAAGTTAAAGTTTCAGCCGATGAACAATTGGATACTCATTTCACATTGATTGAAACTGTTCCAAGGGATAGATTCTATGAACTATCCAATCAACAACCAATGAAATCAAAATTCACAAAAGAACAACTTGCTCAAAGAATTAAAGGTGAGGCTGTTAGTGATCCAAGACATGGTCATGTTTTCTTGTATCTTGATAAAACGTTTACATTGTCACGTTATGACGCTCAATTTTCAAACTATCGTGATATCATCTCAAATCTAAATTTAGTTAGAACCGTTTTAATCAATGAAGACTATCTCACTGGCGCTCCagatgaaatttcaaatcaaaagaaaacTATTTTCATAGATTCACCAGGTTTCGAGCCAAAAACTGAACATGACCCAGAGAAATTGTTGGGTAGTATTCGTGTGGTTCAATTCTTTCAGTCCACTAGTGATCTAACTTTGTTTATGATGAAAGCAAAGGAATTGGCATTGGTTTCATCTCAGATTCAAATCGTTGAACTTTGTGTACTCTATAAGACCTATGGTGCTGATGTTGTCGATCATATGGTAACTCAAATGTTTAATAAAAAGGGTGAATCAAAATCATTCTTTTCCCTCTTTGAAATGGTTAAAGGTTTGGTAGAACAAATTCGTTTGAAAAATATTCCAAAAACCCAAGAATCAAATGGTACCTCTGTTTGGGATGGTATCAAGTTTGTTATGACTCAAATCGATACTATAAACTCAAATTTGAAAGAACAATACTTTGAATTGGGTCGTTTATTGGGTAAAGGTTTAATGTTTTTAGATCCACCAACCTATAGACAATGTAAAGCCATAGCCTTACCAATCGATAGAGAATTTAGTTCCCCTCAAGAACGTAGCCAAAAGTGTGGTGATCTTGATGAATTGTTacattatatatataatctTAATCGTGGTAGTACCTATAATTCTCGTTTAGAATGTGCAATCGAAGAAATGACCACTGATCTcttaaataatattcaaagaTCTTGGACAAATTACCTCTTTAATAGTGATTATAATTTagttttacaattaaaagaaagatCAAAAAATAGAGTTAGTGGTCCTTCTCATATGCATAGTAATTCTTTAAggagataa